In Tepidisphaeraceae bacterium, a single window of DNA contains:
- a CDS encoding MFS transporter: MSERTDGPLGDSPAIQAPKGALFSIFLIVLVDFLGFGLIIPLLPFYVPDYAENPMKVALIFSIYSVCQFVGAPILGSLSDRYGRRPVLIFSQIGSAAGYVLLGVASMPGWFDPQTRLMLVYLSRVIDGFTGGNVATAQAYISDVTTSENRAKGMGMLGAAFGIGFCLGPFLGGVLGAYNVSWPAYAAALLATLAAVTTFFKLPESHTNRSTTARSQHWLSPKRVLPVLKKPIVGQLLLIAFVSMAAFVIMEATVGLFLAKIWEIEDQKTAARLTGWFFGYVGLIIVIVQGGLIGRLTTRFGEWRLAIAGALFVAVGMGFYISAGWWPTILMIALAGATNAIGRSLQGPTLSSLISKYSDPREQGVVFGLYHGLSSMARVIGPLLAGLTYPYLHNTGQYWTAGFIVLIVAAWTVIVRAQAHAPAGDTINNQSVAQAAVAEIE, encoded by the coding sequence ATGTCTGAACGCACCGATGGACCCCTGGGCGACAGCCCGGCGATCCAGGCCCCGAAAGGGGCGCTATTTTCGATATTTCTCATTGTCCTGGTCGATTTTCTCGGCTTTGGGCTGATCATTCCGTTGTTGCCATTCTACGTGCCAGATTACGCCGAGAACCCGATGAAGGTCGCGCTGATCTTCTCGATCTACTCGGTCTGCCAGTTCGTCGGTGCGCCGATTTTGGGTTCGCTGTCCGACCGCTATGGCCGTCGACCGGTATTGATCTTTTCGCAGATCGGTAGCGCCGCGGGGTACGTGCTGCTGGGCGTGGCGTCGATGCCGGGATGGTTCGACCCGCAGACGCGGCTGATGCTGGTCTACCTGTCGCGCGTGATCGACGGCTTCACCGGTGGCAACGTCGCGACCGCGCAGGCCTACATCTCCGACGTCACCACATCGGAAAACCGCGCCAAAGGCATGGGCATGCTCGGGGCGGCGTTCGGGATCGGCTTTTGCCTTGGGCCCTTCCTCGGTGGCGTGCTGGGGGCATACAACGTCAGCTGGCCCGCCTACGCCGCCGCCCTGCTGGCAACGCTGGCGGCGGTCACCACGTTCTTCAAGCTGCCCGAATCGCACACCAACCGCTCGACCACGGCTCGCTCGCAACATTGGCTGAGCCCCAAGCGCGTCCTGCCCGTGTTGAAGAAGCCAATCGTCGGCCAACTGCTGTTGATCGCGTTCGTCTCGATGGCGGCGTTCGTGATCATGGAAGCGACCGTCGGCCTGTTCCTGGCCAAGATCTGGGAGATAGAGGACCAGAAGACCGCTGCCCGCTTGACCGGGTGGTTCTTCGGATACGTCGGCCTGATCATCGTGATCGTGCAAGGCGGCCTGATCGGTCGGTTGACGACGCGCTTCGGTGAGTGGCGGCTGGCGATCGCCGGTGCGCTGTTCGTCGCGGTTGGGATGGGGTTCTACATCAGCGCCGGTTGGTGGCCGACGATCTTGATGATCGCGCTCGCCGGCGCCACCAATGCGATCGGCCGCAGCTTACAGGGGCCGACGCTGTCGTCGCTCATCAGCAAGTACAGCGACCCGCGGGAACAGGGCGTGGTCTTCGGTTTGTACCACGGCCTGTCGAGCATGGCCCGCGTAATCGGCCCCTTATTGGCAGGCCTGACCTACCCCTACCTGCACAACACCGGCCAATACTGGACGGCCGGCTTCATCGTGCTGATCGTCGCAGCCTGGACGGTTATCGTCCGCGCCCAAGCCCACGCGCCGGCAGGCGACACGATCAACAACCAATCCGTCGCCCAAGCCGCGGTGGCGGAGATCGAGTGA
- a CDS encoding error-prone DNA polymerase: MPEQPDAKLRPRQVVSPRDATATPTGYVELDVVTNFSFLRGASHADELIGQAAALGYACIGVADVNSLAGIVRAHEAAKQAKLKLCVGVRLRFTDAPDVLAFAEHRGGYTNLCRLLTLGKRRATKGTCDLRLADLLNHTDGLSMALDPGSIDPESPPAHRDAIIDALDQLCEAIGDDDRLSLVVSQLYGSRDEPRLRELVSLGRARHVPLLATNGVHYHDESRRPLQDMLACVRHGCTIEEAGYRLFPNGERFLKSPEEMRHLFRDLPLALRRSVEVAERCSFSLDELRYEYPADEVVPAGRTAIGYLAELAWTGAAERYPDGVPGSVRQQVAHELVLIEQLKIEAYFLTVHDLVRYARSRGILCQGRGSAANSAVCYCIGVTAVDPSRIDVLFERFVSAARDEPPDIDLDLEHERREEVIQYVYEKYGRHRAAMTAEVITYRGRSAVRDVGKAMGLGADAVDQMAKRLDWWDRGTLTPDKLREVGLDPNDRTIATVIALSGQLLGFPRHLSQHVGGMVMTRGTLADMVPIENATMPDRTVIEWDKDDIDALKILKVDILALGMLTCISKCLAIINGYRAPGTRAIEMYAIPAEDPYVYDMICDADTVGVFQIESRAQMSMLPRLRPRKFYDLVIEVAIVRPGPIQGDMVHPYLRRRNGDEQVTYPSKALEQVLGKTLGVPLFQEQAMRVAMVGAGFSAEEADRFRRAMAAWKRGGAMETFGRKIVDGMVANGYTPQYAEQCFNQLRGFGEYGFPESHSASFALLVYASCWLKRYHPAAFCAALLNSQPMGFYAPAQIVRDAREHGVTVRPVDVNHSDWDCTLEDVPVGYAADADHKRTWGQGGPVVRLGFRMVRGFRVAHAQQIVQARDVGGAFASVDAFHERTNLPVSAIERLSEADAFGSLSLGRRQALWASLALPEHRAPLPGVQPALAPGEQLSLFLPPMPLEQEVRTDYHTIGLSLKGHPVGLLRAELTRIKIITAAQLNQRRQGTWVKVAGLVLIRQRPGTAAGIVFETIEDETGIVNLIIKPDIFDRYRPAARHAQMVAADGYVQRQGQVIHVMVKRMHDLQQMIAPHQVRSRDFH, from the coding sequence ATGCCTGAACAGCCCGACGCAAAACTTCGCCCACGGCAAGTCGTATCGCCACGCGACGCAACGGCGACGCCGACTGGGTACGTGGAGCTGGACGTGGTGACGAACTTCTCGTTCCTGCGCGGCGCGTCGCACGCCGACGAATTGATCGGCCAGGCCGCGGCGCTGGGGTACGCGTGCATCGGCGTTGCCGACGTCAACAGCCTTGCCGGCATCGTGCGTGCGCACGAGGCGGCCAAGCAGGCGAAGCTCAAGCTGTGCGTCGGTGTGCGGCTGCGCTTTACCGACGCGCCCGACGTGCTGGCGTTCGCCGAGCATCGCGGTGGGTACACGAACCTGTGTCGCCTGCTGACGCTGGGCAAGCGCCGCGCGACCAAGGGCACGTGCGATCTGCGCCTGGCGGACCTGCTGAATCACACCGACGGGCTCTCGATGGCGCTGGACCCCGGCAGCATCGATCCCGAGTCGCCACCGGCGCACCGCGACGCGATCATCGATGCGCTCGATCAGCTGTGCGAGGCAATCGGGGACGACGACCGGCTGTCGCTGGTCGTCTCGCAGCTGTACGGCTCACGCGACGAGCCGCGGTTGCGCGAGCTGGTGTCGCTGGGCCGCGCGCGTCACGTGCCGTTGCTGGCGACGAACGGCGTCCACTATCACGACGAGTCGCGCCGCCCGCTGCAGGACATGCTGGCCTGCGTGCGGCACGGCTGCACGATCGAGGAGGCGGGCTATCGCCTGTTCCCCAACGGCGAGCGGTTCCTGAAGTCGCCGGAGGAGATGCGCCACCTGTTCCGCGACCTGCCACTGGCGTTGCGGCGGTCGGTGGAGGTCGCTGAGCGGTGCTCGTTCTCGCTCGACGAGCTGCGCTACGAGTACCCCGCCGACGAGGTCGTGCCCGCGGGCAGGACAGCCATCGGTTACCTCGCCGAGCTGGCCTGGACCGGGGCGGCCGAGCGGTATCCGGATGGGGTGCCCGGCTCGGTGCGCCAGCAGGTGGCGCACGAGCTGGTGCTGATCGAACAGCTGAAGATCGAGGCCTACTTCCTGACCGTCCACGACCTCGTGCGCTACGCGCGCAGCCGCGGCATCCTGTGCCAGGGGCGCGGGTCGGCGGCCAACAGCGCGGTCTGCTACTGCATCGGGGTGACGGCGGTCGACCCCAGCCGGATCGACGTGCTGTTCGAACGCTTCGTCAGCGCCGCCCGCGACGAGCCCCCCGACATCGACCTCGACCTGGAGCACGAGCGGCGCGAGGAGGTCATCCAGTACGTCTACGAAAAGTACGGTCGACACCGGGCGGCGATGACGGCGGAGGTGATCACCTACCGTGGGCGGTCGGCGGTGCGCGACGTTGGCAAGGCCATGGGCCTCGGCGCCGACGCCGTCGACCAGATGGCCAAGCGCCTCGACTGGTGGGACCGCGGCACGCTCACCCCCGACAAGTTGCGCGAGGTCGGCCTCGACCCCAACGACCGCACGATCGCCACCGTGATCGCGCTCAGCGGCCAACTGCTGGGGTTCCCGCGGCACCTGTCGCAGCACGTGGGCGGCATGGTGATGACGCGCGGCACGCTGGCCGACATGGTGCCGATCGAGAACGCCACCATGCCCGACCGCACCGTGATCGAGTGGGACAAGGACGACATCGACGCGCTGAAGATCCTGAAGGTCGACATCCTGGCGCTGGGCATGCTCACCTGCATCAGCAAGTGCCTGGCGATCATCAACGGCTACCGCGCGCCCGGCACGCGCGCGATCGAGATGTACGCGATCCCCGCGGAGGATCCGTACGTGTACGACATGATCTGCGACGCCGACACGGTCGGCGTCTTCCAGATCGAAAGCCGGGCGCAGATGTCGATGCTGCCGCGCTTGCGCCCGCGCAAGTTCTACGACCTGGTGATCGAGGTCGCGATCGTGCGCCCGGGGCCCATTCAGGGCGACATGGTCCACCCCTACCTCCGCCGGCGCAACGGCGACGAGCAGGTCACTTATCCCAGCAAGGCGCTGGAACAGGTGCTGGGCAAAACGCTCGGCGTGCCGTTGTTCCAGGAACAGGCGATGCGCGTCGCCATGGTGGGCGCGGGCTTCAGCGCCGAAGAGGCCGACCGCTTTCGCCGGGCGATGGCGGCGTGGAAGCGCGGCGGGGCGATGGAGACGTTCGGCCGGAAGATCGTCGACGGCATGGTCGCCAACGGTTACACGCCACAGTACGCCGAACAGTGCTTCAACCAACTGCGCGGCTTCGGCGAGTACGGCTTCCCGGAAAGCCACTCGGCCAGTTTCGCACTGCTGGTGTACGCCAGTTGCTGGCTGAAGCGCTACCACCCGGCGGCCTTCTGCGCGGCGCTGTTGAACAGCCAGCCCATGGGCTTCTACGCGCCCGCCCAGATCGTGCGCGACGCCCGCGAGCACGGCGTGACGGTGCGCCCGGTCGACGTGAACCACAGCGACTGGGACTGCACCCTGGAAGACGTGCCGGTCGGTTACGCCGCCGACGCGGATCACAAACGCACGTGGGGCCAAGGCGGACCGGTGGTGCGGTTGGGGTTTCGCATGGTGCGGGGGTTCCGCGTCGCCCACGCGCAGCAGATCGTGCAGGCGCGGGACGTCGGCGGCGCGTTTGCGTCGGTCGACGCGTTTCACGAGCGAACGAACCTGCCGGTGTCGGCGATCGAGCGATTGTCGGAGGCGGATGCGTTCGGGTCGCTATCGCTCGGCCGACGGCAAGCGCTGTGGGCGTCGCTGGCACTGCCCGAACATCGCGCCCCATTGCCCGGCGTACAACCGGCGCTGGCGCCGGGCGAACAGCTGTCCCTGTTCCTGCCACCCATGCCGCTCGAGCAGGAGGTCCGCACCGATTACCACACGATCGGCCTGTCGCTGAAAGGTCACCCGGTCGGCCTGCTGCGCGCTGAACTAACGCGGATAAAGATCATCACCGCGGCGCAGTTGAACCAGCGACGGCAGGGCACGTGGGTGAAGGTGGCCGGCCTCGTGCTGATCCGCCAGCGCCCCGGTACGGCGGCGGGCATCGTGTTCGAGACGATCGAGGACGAGACGGGCATCGTCAACCTGATCATCAAGCCCGACATCTTCGACCGCTACCGTCCCGCCGCCCGCCATGCCCAGATGGTGGCGGCCGACGGTTACGTGCAACGGCAGGGGCAGGTGATCCACGTGATGGTCAAACGCATGCACGACCTGCAACAGATGATCGCCCCGCATCAGGTTCGCTCGCGCGACTTTCACTGA